The Montipora foliosa isolate CH-2021 chromosome 1, ASM3666993v2, whole genome shotgun sequence genome has a window encoding:
- the LOC137969615 gene encoding uncharacterized protein, whose translation MEEIGRAEKEIIRCLQYEHFKDEIQTLSSLQTGVEFCDRKKAKQRNLDLKKCSSLYRLDPYLDTDGLLRVGGRLRNASISEGSKHPVILPRRSHVTQLILQYCHEAIKHQGSGMTHNEVRQRGYWIIGSTSAVSYLVSRCVICRKLRSSPRQQKLADLPQDRVEPAAPFTYSAVDYFGPFFVKEGRKEVKLYGVIFTCMASRAIHIETANSLETDAFINALRRFQAERGPVRQLRSDCGTNFIGAHRELKEGLEEMNENKIRARLLEDNCEWISFKFNPASASHMGGSWEGQIRTVRNILASMLEKSGRQLDDESFRTLMKEIQAIVNSRPLALNDMSSTDSPQPLTPNHLLTMKTKVLMPPPGVFLRDDLYLRKRWRRV comes from the coding sequence ATGGAAGAAATAGGTCGTGCTGAAAAGGAGATTATCCGCTGCTTACAGTATGAACACTTCAAGGACGAAATCCAGACTTTGTCTTCACTTCAAACAGGGGTAGAATTCTGTGACAGAAAGAAAGCCAAACAGCGCAACCTTGATCTGAAGAAATGCAGCAGTCTGTATCGACTAGACCCGTATCTTGACACAGATGGCCTCCTGCGTGTCGGTGGTCGCCTGAGGAATGCCAGCATATCAGAAGGATCGAAGCATCCAGTGATCTTACCAAGACGGTCTCACGTTACCCAGCTTATTCTGCAATACTGCCATGAAGCAATCAAACATCAAGGCAGTGGTATGACGCACAATGAAGTTCGCCAACGAGGATACTGGATAATAGGTAGCACCTCCGCTGTGTCTTATTTGGTTTCACGATGTGTTATCTGCAGAAAGCTCCGTTCATCGCCCCGGCAACAGAAGCTAGCAGACCTTCCTCAAGATCGTGTCGAACCTGCCGCTCCGTTCACATACAGCGCGGTTGATTATTTTGGCCCATTTTTTGTTAAGGAAGGGCGGAAGGAAGTCAAACTGTACGGCGTTATTTTCACGTGCATGGCTTCACGTGCTATCCACATTGAAACAGCGAACAGTCTGGAAACAGATGCGTTTATAAACGCCCTAAGACGCTTCCAGGCAGAGCGCGGCCCTGTTCGTCAGTTAAGGTCCGATTGTGGAACAAATTTTATCGGAGCGCATCGTGAACTAAAGGAAGGACTGGAGGAGATGAATGAAAACAAGATTCGTGCCAGACTGTTAGAAGATAACTGTGAATGGATCAGCTTTAAGTTCAATCCCGCCTCCGCGAGTCACATGGGTGGCTCGTGGGAAGGACAGATACGGACAGTTCGAAACATCCTTGCATCTATGCTAGAAAAATCAGGACGTCAGTTGGATGATGAAAGTTTTCGGACTCTTATGAAGGAAATCCAAGCCATAGTCAATTCCAGACCCCTTGCTCTGAATGACATGTCATCTACTGATTCACCCCAGCCACTGACTCCGAATCATCTGTTAACTATGAAAACCAAAGTATTGATGCCACCCCCAGGCGTTTTCCTGCGAGACGACCTCTACCTTCGCAAGAGATGGAGGAGGGTTTAA
- the LOC137969604 gene encoding uncharacterized protein has product MFERDFHEATGKRNSPTLSVEDHKFLDILGTGIHKRSDGHYEMPLPLRHEDVKLPNNRSQALRRLSLLKARFKRVQSYHKDCTEFMEDMITPCAEKARPNDDKDTKIGNGRINYVPHHGVYHPAKPSRIRVVFDCSAVYKGTSLNKNLLQGPDLANSLMGVLCRFRQETVALTCDVKGMFHQFFVNEEYRDLLRFFWWDQGDVKKDAQEYRMKVHLFGAASSPGCANYGFKKAADDGEKEFGKNAADFMRRDFYVDDGLKSVKDVDTAIELIQKTQGMCAKAGLKLHKFSSNKKEVIQAVAPEDRAKGLQDLDLTRDPLPIERTLGIMWCAETDSFQFRIVIQDRPLTGRGILSTVCSVYDPLGLVVPLILVGKQILHDLCRNDADWDEPICDELRPRWERWRNELRTLESLRIPRCLKPEGFGQIKTVELHHFSDASLSGYGQCSYLRLISESDQTHRSLVMGKARFTPLKPVTIPRLELTAAVVSVKISQWLGEELDYQDVSEFFWTDSKVVIGYISNTTSRFHVFVANRLQQIHDHTKPQQWQYISSQSNPADAASRGLRA; this is encoded by the coding sequence ATGTTTGAGAGAGACTTTCATGAAGCAACAGGTAAAAGGAATTCTCCAACGCTGTCAGTTGAAGATCATAAATTCCTGGACATCCTGGGTACAGGAATACACAAAAGGAGTGATGGGCACTATGAGATGCCATTACCACTGCGCCATGAAGACGTGAAGCTGCCAAATAATAGATCACAAGCCCTAAGAAGATTGTCTCTGTTAAAGGCAAGGTTTAAGAGAGTGCAAAGTTACCATAAGGATTGCACTGAGTTCATGGAAGACATGATAACCCCCTGCGCCGAGAAGGCCCGTCCAAATGACGACAAAGACACCAAGATTGGAAATGGCCGGATAAATTACGTCCCTCATCATGGGGTTTACCACCCTGCCAAACCTTCACGAATAAGAGTGGTTTTCGATTGTAGTGCCGTGTACAAGGGAACTTCACTGAACAAGAACTTGTTACAAGGGCCGGATCTAGCGAACAGTCTGATGGGTGTTCTCTGTCGGTTTCGACAAGAAACCGTTGCATTGACGTGCGATGTAAAAGGAATGTTCCACCAGTTCTTTGTTAATGAAGAATACAGGGATTTGCTTAGATTCTTCTGGTGGGATCAAGGTGATGTGAAGAAAGATGCTCAAGAATATCGTATGAAGGTGCACCTTTTCGGAGCTGCCTCGTCGCCAGGTTGCGCAAATTATGGGTTCAAGAAAGCTGCTGATGATGGGGAGAAGGAGTTTGGTAAAAATGCTGCTGACTTTATGCGAAGAGACTTCTATGTCGACGATGGACTTAAGTCAGTCAAGGATGTGGATACCGCCATCGAACTCATTCAGAAAACTCAAGGCATGTGCGCAAAGGCTGGCCTAAAATTACACAAGTTTAGCAGCAACAAGAAGGAGGTTATTCAAGCTGTAGCTCCAGAGGACCGCGCTAAAGGACTGCAAGATCTCGATTTGACGAGAGATCCCTTACCGATTGAGCGAACGCTTGGCATTATGTGGTGCGCAGAAACAGATAGCTTCCAATTCAGAATAGTGATCCAAGATCGACCGCTCACTGGAAGGGGCATTCTGTCGACTGTATGCTCCGTTTACGACCCCCTTGGCCTCGTAGTACCCTTGATCCTAGTGGGTAAACAAATACTGCATGATTTGTGCCGGAACGATGCCGACTGGGATGAACCCATCTGCGATGAGCTGAGACCAAGATGGGAGCGATGGAGGAACGAGTTGCGTACCCTGGAGAGCTTAAGAATTCCAAGATGCCTCAAGCCCGAAGGATTTGGCCAAATTAAAACAGTCGAGTTGCATCATTTCTCCGATGCGAGCCTGTCAGGCTATGGTCAATGCAGCTATCTGCGTCTAATAAGCGAGAGTGATCAAACTCACCGCTCCCTGGTTATGGGAAAAGCACGTTTCACACCATTGAAACCTGTCACAATCCCACGCTTGGAGTTGACAGCTGCCGTGGTCTCCGTGAAAATAAGTCAGTGGCTTGGAGAGGAACTCGATTATCAAGATGTGTCCGAGTTCTTTTGGACAGACAGCAAAGTAGTGATAGGTTACATCAGCAACACAACAAGCCGCTTCCATGTTTTTGTGGCTAATCGCCTTCAACAGATTCACGATCATACCAAACCTCAACAGTGGCAATATATCAGCTCGCAGTCCAATCCCGCCGATGCTGCATCCCGAGGTCTTAGAGCTTAG
- the LOC137969595 gene encoding uncharacterized protein translates to MGSPVSPVVANLCMEEIEESAISISSVRPKIWKRYVDDSFCIIGKNDVSAFHDTLNSIDPNISFTIETECNGSISFLDTLVSRRNGVIVVNVYRKPTHTDRYLDFYSHHNRQHKVSTASSLLHRALNLPNSSEGKKRELNYVQAALESNGYPSSFIKSIHARKTRASTTNVSPEELVGMFFKMVEPTESRKSFASLPYIKGVTEPLTRILKNHDVTVVNKPFTTLQQQFPVPKFRPSMESQSNVVYKIPCANCSWCYIGETGRAFNTRKKEHLRNTKTAAKGSRIANHAWSNNHAIDFENASVIDKGTFRTRKTLETWHTIVTPNADNNSCPLPGQYNILFNKYS, encoded by the coding sequence ATGGGCAGTCCTGTTAGCCCCGTTGTAGCCAATCTTTGCATGGAGGAGATCGAAGAGTCCGCAATAAGTATTTCATCTGTTCGCCCCAAAATTTGGAAAAGGTACGTGGACGATAGTTTTTGCATCATTGGGAAGAACGACGTCTCAGCCTTCCATGACACATTAAATTCAATTGACCCTAACATCTCGTTTACCATAGAGACCGAATGTAACGGAAGCATCTCCTTTCTCGACACTCTGGTCTCCCGAAGAAATGGAGTCATCGTTGTTAATGTTTACAGAAAGCCCACCCATACAGACAGATACTTAGATTTTTATTCCCATCACAACAGGCAACACAAGGTCAGCACAGCATCAAGTCTCCTGCACAGGGCTCTAAATCTACCCAATtcttctgaaggaaaaaaacggGAACTTAATTACGTCCAGGCAGCTCTGGAGTCCAACGGTTATCCATCTAGCTTTATCAAAAGCATACACGCTAGAAAGACTCGAGCTTCTACAACAAATGTATCCCCGGAGGAACTCGTTGGAATGTTTTTCAAGATGGTTGAACCAACCGAGTCACGCAAGTCTTTCGCTTCTCTCCCTTACATCAAAGGAGTAACTGAACCTTTGACACGCATCCTCAAAAATCACGATGTCACGGTTGTAAACAAACCATTCACCACTCTACAACAACAGTTCCCAGTACCGAAATTCCGACCTTCGATGGAATCGCAGAGCAACGTCGTATATAAAATTCCCTGTGCAAATTGTTCGTGGTGTTATATCGGGGAAACCGGCAGAGCTTTTAATacgcgaaaaaaagaacatttaagaaacaccaaaactgcGGCCAAAGGCTCTAGAATTGCTAATCATGCTTGGTCCAACAACCACGCCATTGATTTCGAAAATGCGTcagttattgacaaaggcacttttagaACGAGAAAAACATTAGAAACGTGGCATACCATAGTGACACCcaacgcagataacaattcgtgccctttacctggacaatacaacattctttttaacaaatattcataa